In Drosophila simulans strain w501 chromosome 3R, Prin_Dsim_3.1, whole genome shotgun sequence, a single window of DNA contains:
- the LOC6727849 gene encoding extracellular sulfatase SULF-1 homolog — MMRHSSLRLIIGGLILLLFVLHVFSKEQGSHSHKRSHSAKRFSRDSNSARERRPNIILILTDDQDVELGSLNFMPRTLRLLRDGGAEFRHAYTTTPMCCPARSSLLTGMYVHNHMVFTNNDNCSSPQWQATHETRSYATYLSNAGYRTGYFGKYLNKYNGSYIPPGWREWGGLIMNSKYYNYSINLNGQKIKHGFDYAKDYYPDLIANDSIAFLRSSKQQNQRKPVLLTMSFPAPHGPEDSAPQYSHLFFNVTTHHTPSYDHAPNPDKQWILRVTEPMQPVHKRFTNLLMTKRLQTLQSVDVAVERVYNELKELGELDNTYIVYTSDHGYHLGQFGLIKGKSFPFEFDVRVPFLIRGPGIQASKVVNEIVLNVDLAPTFLDMGGVPTPQHMDGRSILPLLLSRNRAVRDNWPDSFLIESSGRRETAEQIAESRARLQIERRNMKLVNSSLLEDFLEGAGESTTIVSSSSTAATLMSSTAQQPEDGEEEVETDNEEDDVDGDGAMDSSAAALEEDDLDDAAFEEGDEELDQEFQQNNDLPLAPYITKMMRLNSECSDPALLKNCLPGQKWKCVNEDGRWRKHKCKFHLQLEHQLAAMPRKQYQRNCACFTPDGVVYTKIRAPSAGLHRVNKRTHHGPGRRRNKREVFHTELPDEMEELLDLHQVVDQLVDHTHRSKRDLPASSNETIAQVIQQIQSTLEILELKFNEHELHASNSSGNSYDRGEKYPKSGGHRCFVDAITAKVNCSNVIYDDEKTWRTSRTQIDMLIKLLKDKIGKLKEMKKQLRESNKQALAAGRRNDNRWRNDPNVLDSGAGPEFNMSYFTEISSTPRSNVVGQKEVFRGYEGANVFDSSEPTQSHRFTPRAECYCEPDVGENHADSKEMAREARRKLKEERQRKKERKRIKKARLEKECLSEKMNCFSHDNQHWRTAPLWNDSPFCFCMNANNNTYSCLRTINGTHNFLYCEFTTGLITFYNLTIDRFETINRAAGLTPGERSHMHDALDQLKGCRGRSCSIRRHQNHLDGGSSAPLLPINQVHRNNKRKHSPLAGAVGNYAFVGPRLDMEGLPPIKRRKLSKYNRLTGSQQSHMKRRPWKQTPLQQSPRFLRTHSVTPAQT; from the exons ATGATGCGGCACTCCAGTTTACGCCTTATAATTGGCGGCCTGATACTCCTCCTCTTCGTGCTTCATGTCTTCAGCAAGGAACAGGGATCTCATTCCCACAAACGCAGCCATTCGGCGAAGAGATTCTCGCGGGACTCGAACTCCGCACGTGAGCGACGCCCAAACATAATCCTCATTCTGACCGATGACCAGGATGTGGAGCTGGGCTCCCTAAACTTCATGCCGCGCACGCTGCGACTTCTTAGAGATGGAGGAGCCGAATTCCGACACGCCTATACCACCACACCCATGTGCTGTCCGGCGAGATCCTCCCTGCTGACTGGGATGTACGTCCACAACCACATGGTGTTTACCAACAATGACAACTGCTCCAGCCCACAGTGGCAGGCCACTCATGAGACGCGATCCTATGCCACATATCTCTCGAATGCAGGCTATCGCACCGGCTATTTTGGGAAGTATCTAAACAAGTACAATGGATCCTATATCCCACCAGGTTGGCGGGAGTGGGGAGGACTGATCATGAACTCCAAGTACTACAACTACAGCATCAACCTGAATGGACAAAAAATCAAGCACGGTTTTGACTACGCTAAGGACTACTATCCGGATTTGATAGCCAATGATTCGATTGCCTTCCTCCGCTCCTCAAAGCAACAGAACCAGCGGAAGCCAGTGCTGCTCACCATGAGTTTTCCTGCACCACATGGCCCCGAGGATTCGGCTCCTCAGTATAGTCATCTCTTCTTTAATGTGACAACCCATCA CACTCCATCGTATGATCACGCCCCAAATCCAGACAAGCAATGGATCCTGAGGGTCACGGAACCCATGCAGCCTGTTCACAAAAGGTTCACCAATCTTCTCATGACGAAGCGCCTGCAAACGCTCCAAAGTGTCGACGTTGCCGTAGAGCGGGTTTATAACGAGCTAAAAGAACTCGGAGAGCTGGACAACACGTATATAGTTTACACTTCCGATCATGGTTATCATCTGGGACAGTTTGGACTTATAAAGGGAAAAAGTTTTCCGTTTGAGTTCGATGTCCGTGTGCCGTTCCTTATCCGTGGTCCAGGGATTCAGGCCTCCAAGGT GGTCAATGAGATTGTTTTGAATGTGGACCTGGCCCCCACTTTCCTGGACATGGGTGGTGTGCCAACGCCTCAGCACATGGATGGGCGCAGCATACTGCCACTGCTTCTGAGCAGAAATCGCGCTGTCCGAGACAACTGGCCAGATAGCTTCCTCATTGAAAGTTCCGGCAGGAGGGAGACAGCTGAGCAGATAGCCGAATCTCGTGCCCGCCTTCAAATCGAAAGGCGAAACATGAAACTGGTCAACAGTTCGCTGCTTGAAGATTTCCTTGAGGGAGCAGGCGAAAGTACCACCATTGTTtcgagcagcagcaccgcTGCCACATTGATGAGCTCAACCGCTCAGCAGCCGGAGGATGGGGAAGAGGAAGTGGAAACGGACAACGAAGAGGATGATGTAGACGGTGATGGTGCCATGGACagctcagcagcagcactggAAGAAGATGACCTCGACGATGCCGCCTTCGAGGAGGGTGATGAAGAGCTTGATCAGGAGTTTCAACAAAACAACGATCTTCCACTGGCTCCCTATATAACCAAGATGATGCGCCTTAACTCGGAGTGCTCTGACCCGGCGCTACTCAAAAACTGTCTACCTGGGCAAAAATGGAAGTGCGTCAATGAGGATGGACGTTGGCGGAAGCACAAGTGCAAATTCCAT cTCCAGTTAGAGCATCAGTTGGCTGCGATGCCCCGGAAGCAATATCAACGTAATTGTGCCTGTTTCACTCCCGACGGAGTAGTCTATACCAAGATTCGAGCCCCATCTGCTGGATTGCATCGCGTCAACAAGCGCACACATCACGGCCCAGGAAGGCGTCGAAACAAGCGGGAGGTCTTCCACACAGAGTTACCTGACGAGATGGAGGAGCTGTTGGATCTCCATCAGGTGGTAGATCAACTTGTTGATCATACGCATCGCAGCAAGCGTGATTTGCCCGCAAGCAGCAACGAGACTATTGCCCAGGTCATCCAGCAGATACAAAGCACCCTGGAGATCTTGGAGCTTAAATTTAACGAGCACGAGCTACACGCATCCAACTCTAGTGGAAACTCATATGATCGGGGAGAAAAGTACCCAAAATCTGGTGGCCATCGGTGCTTCGTGGATGCGATCACGGCTAAAGTGAACTGCTCAAATGTGATATACGACGACGAAAAGACGTGGCGTACTTCACGTACTCAAATTGATATGCTGATCAAGCTTTTAAAGGACAAGATTGGCAAGCTGAAGGAGATGAAGAAGCAGTTGAGGGAAAGCAATAAACAGGCCTTGGCGGCTGGCAGAAGAAATGATAACCGATGGCGTAATGATCCCAATGTGTTGGATAGCGGAGCCGGACCAGAATTCAACATGAGCTACTTTACTGAGATCAGCAGCACGCCAAGATCAAACGTCGTAGGTCAAAAGGAAGTATTCCGAGGATATGAAGGTGCAAACGTATTCGATTCATCGGAGCCAACGCAGTCGCATCGGTTTACACCGCGAGCAGAATGCTATTGCGAACCAGATGTAGGCGAGAA CCATGCAGACTCTAAGGAAATGGCGCGTGAGGCACGCCGGAAGCTTAAAGAGGAGCGACAGCGCAAGAAGGAAAGGAAGCGCATTAAGAAGGCTCGCCTGGAAAAGGAGTGTCTGTCCGAGAAGATGAACTGCTTCTCGCACGACAATCAGCACTGGCGAACGGCTCCTCTCTGGAACGACAGTCCATTTTGCTTCTGTATGAACGCCAATAACAACACCTACTCCTGCCTAAGGACCATCAATGGCACCCACAACTTTTTGTACTGCGAGTTTACCACAGGCCTTATAACCTTCTATAACCTGACCATTG ATCGCTTTGAAACGATAAACCGTGCAGCAGGTTTAACGCCTGGAGAAAGATCACACATGCACGATGCTTTAGATCAGTTGAAGGGCTGTCGAGGACGCAGTTGCAGCATCCGGCGACACCAGAATCACCTGGACGGCGGATCCAGTGCTCCACTACTGCCCATCAATCAGGTGCACCGCAACAACAAACGAAAGCACT CTCCTCTCGCGGGTGCAGTTGGCAACTATGCCTTCGTAGGCCCACGACTGGATATGGAGGGACTGCCTCCGATAAAGCGGCGAAAGCTGTCCAAATACAACAG ATTGACTGGCTCGCAGCAGTCGCACATGAAGCGGCGTCCCTGGAAGCAGACGCCCCTTCAGCAGTCCCCCAGATTCTTGCGCACGCATTCTGTGACACCAGCCCAGACCTAA
- the LOC6727850 gene encoding zinc transporter ZIP1 → MNQTQVNNFLKCFLQIDEPSNRWTSRHDGEDHDDNDHDHDHDHDHDEDDESGVLVAKVTAMVVLFCASAICGSIPFLLNRCYRWTENQTNARSAIVVKCLLYFGGGVLLATTFLHLLPEVQEVVEELQECEIIGELTFPLAELLMCCGFFLMYFIEEAMHTYVHHHQKDEAGAAFERGHSIRNSHLLKPTEGNATTPTAPPAPLAGTAELGTLSVQNLLQNDLEQQKFATKPQQQANGHGHSHGHGHGHSHLPVIADDADAGDMLASSLRGLFIVSALSLHELFEGMAIGLEGSASSVWFMFGAVSAHKLVLAFCVGVELIVARTRMLLAVLYVLTFAVVSPLGIGIGILINHGQETSGPSLVSAILQGFACGTLIYVVFFEILSKNRSGLRAYLALFVGFLVMFGLQQLTSGGHSHSHSHSSCSSSDTHTHNHQETETETRSASGHTHGHEHDHDHPHHHNHAEELATVHNYEQQLQLLRQVTQKLLEAHPKKDA, encoded by the exons atgAATCAAACGCAAGTGAATAATTTCCTCAAGTGCTTCCTGCAAATCGATGAGCCGTCCAACCGTTGGACATCACGTCACGACGGGGAGGATCACGATGATAACGACCATGATCATGATCATGATCATGATCatgacgaggacgacgagaGTGGCGTTCTGGTTGCCAAGGTCACAGCCATGGTGGTGCTATTTTGCGCCAGCGCGATCTGCGGATCCATTCCCTTCTTGCTCAACCGTTGCTATCGCTGGACGGAAAACCAAACGAATGCACGATCCGCCATTGTGGTCAAGTGCCTGCTGTACTTTGGAGGAGGCGTCCTACTGGCCACCACCTTTCTCCATCTCTTGCCCGAAGTTCAGGAGGTCGTCGAAGAGCTGCAGGAGTGCGAGATCATCGGGGAGCTCACTTTTCCGCTGGCCGAGCTGCTCATGTGCTGTGGCTTCTTCCTCATGTACTTCATCGAGGAGGCCATGCACACATATGTCCATCATCATCAGAAGGATGAGGCTGGCGCCGCCTTCGAGCGGGGTCACAGCATCCGAAACAGCCACCTGCTGAAACCCACCGAAGGCAACGCTACCACACCCACTGCCCCACCGGCGCCTTTGGCTGGCACCGCTGAACTTGGAACACTGTCGGTGCAGAATCTCCTGCAGAACGATCTGGAGCAGCAAAAGTTTGCTACCAAGCCACAGCAACAAGCTAATGGACACGGACACAGCCACGGGCATGGACATGGGCATAGCCACCTACCAGTAATCGCAGACGATGCCGATGCGGGGGACATGTTGGCTTCATCTCTGCGAGGACTCTTCATCGTTTCCGCTCTGTCGCTGCACGAACTCTTTGAGGGCATGGCCATTGGCCTGGAGGGTTCCGCCAGTTCGGTGTGGTTTATGTTCGGCGCCGTTTCCGCACACAAATTGGTCCTGGCCTTCTGCGTGGGCGTCGAGCTGATCGTGGCCAGGACCCGGATGTTACTGGCCGTTCTCTATGTGCTGACCTTTGCGGTGGTTAGCCCGCTGGGCATCGGAATCGGGATTTTGATAAATCACGGCCAGGAGACATCCGGACCCAGTCTGGTCTCCGCCATACTGCAGGGATTCGCCTGTGGCACGCTCATATACGTGGTGTTCTTCGAGATACTCTCGAAAAATCGATCTGGTCTGCGTGCCTATTTGGCCCTCTTCGTCGGCTTCCTTGTCATGTTTGGCCTGCAGCAGTTGA CTTCCGGCGGACATAGTCatagccacagccacagcagTTGCTCCTCgtcggacacacacacacacaaccaccaAGAGACTGAGACTGAGACCAGGTCGGCATCGGGCCACACCCATGGCCACGAGCACGACCATGATCATCcacaccaccacaaccacgCTGAGGAGCTGGCCACGGTTCACAACTAtgaacagcagctgcagctcttGCGGCAGGTGACCCAAAAACTGCTTGAAGCACACCCCAAGAAGGACGCCTAG